The following nucleotide sequence is from Chloracidobacterium validum.
GAAACTTGCCAGGTCAGATTCTCCTGTGGAGTGTTTGTCGTATGCCGCCACGTAAAAAAAAGACACGGATTTTTCTCTATCTCAAATTCTTTATTCCAGCCATCGTTGTGGCGATTGCCGTTGCCGTTGGTTACACCGTCTATGCCGTCAACGCCATTACCAAATCCAACCGAAGCCTGCTGGCTATCAAGGATTTCCCCAAAAAACTGCCGGATAACTGGGGAAAAGTCGTTAGCCTGACCTGGAAAGACATACAAATCAACGGTGACAGTGGGACGCTGAATGGATGGGTTCTCATTCGGGGTGCTGGGCTGCCAGGCGTCATCATTACACACGGACTGAATGGGTCGCGCGCGGACATGATGGACTTGGGCTACCGGCTCTGGGAACGAGGCTACAACGTGTTGCTCTATGACCTCCGCGCCCATGGCGAAAGTGGTTCGCTGGTGACGACACTGGGCGCATCAGAAAAAAAAGACCTTTTGAAAGCTATTGAGGCTTTCAAGCAGGTGAAGGTGCCGGCCCCGAAAGGCGGTGGCGAGGAGCAGTTGATCGATCCGAATAAAATTGGCCTCTATGGCGTGAATATCGGTGCTTATGCGTCTTTGATGGTTGGTGGCGAGCAGGACGCGGTCAAGGCCGTGGTGGCGGACATGCCCTATGACTCAGTGCAGGAATTCGCCCACCTGCGCGCCCGCGAGCTGTTTGGTTTCGATAACTTTGTCACCAACGGACTGCTCGACATCGGCTTGCAGATCAATCAGGGCGGGATTTACGACACTGGCTCGGTGCGGAGTCAAGTGGCGAACTACCAGAGCAAGGGGAAAAGCGTCGCTGTTTTGGTTGCCGAAAATCAGCCGAAATCAGCCCAGCAAGTTGCAGTCAGGGTGTCATCACTGTTTGGGCCACCGGTTGGCGAGCGGATTGATGTTCCCAGGTCGCGTAATATCCCGCTCGCCGGGAAAGAAGCCGATACTTACAATGAGCGAGTTTGCAACTTTTTTGCGCAACGCGGATTTCCTGTGACCCCGTTGCCAACGGCTGCGTCCGCATCGCCATCGGGCAGCAGCCCGCCTGACACGGCTGGAACAGACAGTGGCGCAAGCGCTGGCAAAGACACCGGGAAAGAGTCTGGCAAGTAGCGTTGGCCATGGTGGAGATCGGCGTGATTGGCGTTGGCGCGCTTGGGCAGCACCATGCCCGGCTCTATGCCGACTTGCCTGGCGTGCGACTGATGGGCGTTTGTGACCTCCGTCCCGACGTTGGGCAGGCCGTGGCGCAACGGTATGGGGTCGCATACTTCGCCAACTGGCAAGACCTGGCCGCCCAAGTCACCGCTGTGAGCGTGGCCGTCCCAACCTGCGACCACTGTGCCCTGACGGTGGCGCTGCTAACCCAGGGCAAGCATGTGTTGGTTGAAAAGCCAATTGCCGTCACACTGGCTGAAGCTGACCAAATGATTGCAGCGGCTGAACAAGCCGGCGTCGTGTTGCAGGTCGGTCACCTGGAGCGATTCAACCCGGCCCTTCAGTCCGCTCGCTCACTGGTGCGGACGCCGCGCTTCTTTGAGATTGACCGACTCAGTGTGTTTACTCCCCGGAGCCTGGATATTGATGTCGTTGCCGATGTCATGATTCACGATCTCGATTTACTACGTTGGTTTGTGGCGTCTCCGGTAGCGACCATTCACGCCGTTGGCGTGCCAGCGTTGACGCAAAAGATTGACATTGCCAGCGCGCGCATTGAGTTTGCCGACGGCTGCGTGGCGAATGTCACCGCCAGTCGAGTTTCATTGGAGAAAGTCCGCAAGCTGCGCTGCTTCCATGCCGAGGGCTACGTCTCGGTGGATTGCTTGGCGCAACAGGTGACCGCGTTGGAGGTGCGGCACGCTTCCGGTGAGCAGGCTCAGCCGGTGATTGCCCCGCGCTCAGTTGTGGTGAGGTCGGATGAGCCGCTGCGCGCTGAACTGGAACACTTTGTCACCTGCGTTCGGGAGAAACGGCGTCCGCTGGTGGATGGCCCGGCGGGACGCGCGGCCCTGGAGCTGGCGCTTCAAGTCACAGCCGAAATTGCCGCGCACGCCCGCCGTGCCGGGCTTGCGCTGTAATCTTCTTGGTAGCCATCTTGTCACCCGGCAACTGACCAGTATGGGCGCTCACTGGCGCGAGAGTCGGCTGAGATGATCGCCTGCGGTCATTTCAAGATTTGTGATTCAACAAAGTATGGAACATGGCGAATACCGCAGGATGTTTGAGCTAGAAACGACCTACTGGTGGTTCGTCGGCCGGCGGGACCTGGTGCGGGATTGGGTGGCAGCCGCGCTGCGACGCTCTCCGCCGCCGGTGATGGAGCGAAAATCGTCGGATGTCCCAAAGTTACTCGATGCCGGGTGTGGCACGGGCGCGAATGCCGACATGCTCAAAGTTTTTGGCTGGGTCGTGGGGACAGACCTATCGTCCGAAGCCCTGTCTTGGTCACGTCAACGTGGGCTTCCCGCGTTGGCGCGGTGTCGGGTTGAGCAACTGTGTTTTGCTGACGACACATTTGACATCGTAACCGCGCTCGACATGCTCGAGCATGTGGATGACGATCTGGCGGCGCTGGCGGAACTGCATCGGGTGTGCAAGCCGGGCGGCGCCGTCATCATGACCGTGCCGGCCTATGGGTTTCTCTGGAGTCCTCATGATGAAGCGCTTCATCACCGCCGCCGATACGCCCCACGGGAACTGCGCGACAAGCTCGATGCCATGGGGTTTGAGGTCGAGCGGCTCAGTCACTTCATGGGCGGACTTTTCTTTCCGGTGGCCGTCCTGCGTTTCTGGCAAAACTTGCGCAAGCGCGGCTTGCGCTCCCAGAGCGACCTCCGCCCCCTACCGGGCTGGCTCAATCAGTTTTTGATTTTCATTCTTGGCATCGAGCGACGGGTTATCAATCTTTTTGGCTTGCCTTTGGGAGTCTCCCTGATCTGCACGGCTCGGAAACGCGCCTGGGTTCGGGCGTCAGTGAAGCGTCGCCCGGAGTTCGCATACGATTTCGCTCAACGTGCGTTCGACGATCTGTATATCAACCGGCTTGGGGATGAGTCGCACCCGCTG
It contains:
- a CDS encoding alpha/beta hydrolase; protein product: MPPRKKKTRIFLYLKFFIPAIVVAIAVAVGYTVYAVNAITKSNRSLLAIKDFPKKLPDNWGKVVSLTWKDIQINGDSGTLNGWVLIRGAGLPGVIITHGLNGSRADMMDLGYRLWERGYNVLLYDLRAHGESGSLVTTLGASEKKDLLKAIEAFKQVKVPAPKGGGEEQLIDPNKIGLYGVNIGAYASLMVGGEQDAVKAVVADMPYDSVQEFAHLRARELFGFDNFVTNGLLDIGLQINQGGIYDTGSVRSQVANYQSKGKSVAVLVAENQPKSAQQVAVRVSSLFGPPVGERIDVPRSRNIPLAGKEADTYNERVCNFFAQRGFPVTPLPTAASASPSGSSPPDTAGTDSGASAGKDTGKESGK
- a CDS encoding Gfo/Idh/MocA family protein, whose amino-acid sequence is MVEIGVIGVGALGQHHARLYADLPGVRLMGVCDLRPDVGQAVAQRYGVAYFANWQDLAAQVTAVSVAVPTCDHCALTVALLTQGKHVLVEKPIAVTLAEADQMIAAAEQAGVVLQVGHLERFNPALQSARSLVRTPRFFEIDRLSVFTPRSLDIDVVADVMIHDLDLLRWFVASPVATIHAVGVPALTQKIDIASARIEFADGCVANVTASRVSLEKVRKLRCFHAEGYVSVDCLAQQVTALEVRHASGEQAQPVIAPRSVVVRSDEPLRAELEHFVTCVREKRRPLVDGPAGRAALELALQVTAEIAAHARRAGLAL